In Quercus robur chromosome 10, dhQueRobu3.1, whole genome shotgun sequence, a genomic segment contains:
- the LOC126703714 gene encoding aspartic proteinase Asp1-like isoform X3: MSMLPVLAQVTLLMLNRVGSSILFPLHGNVYPMGFYSVTLNIGQPSKPYFLDPDTGSDLTWLQCDAPCVQCTETPHPLYRPSKNLVPCKDPLCKSLHLHGHKCETPEQCEYEVQYADGGSSFGVLVKDAFSFNFINGEQLKPRLALGCGYDQSPGPFPHPFDGVLGLGKGKSSIVSQLSKQGLVQNVIGHCLSLQGGGYLFFGDDLYDSSRVLWTSMSRDHPEHYSPGFAELIFGGKTTGIKNLLTVFDSGSSYTYLNSPAYQALISLVKKELTGKPLREALDDKTLPLCWKGQRPFKSLQDVRKYFKPLALRFTNGGKGKSQFELPPEAYLIISRNGNVCLGILDGTEAGQDVNIIGDISMQDKVVIYNNEKQLIGWMPANCNRLPKSKTTSF; encoded by the exons GTTCTATAGTGTTACCCTCAACATAGGCCAGCCATCAAAGCCTTACTTTCTTGACCCTGACACTGGTAGTGACCTCACATGGCTCCAGTGTGACGCTCCCTGTGTCCAATGCACTGAG ACACCTCATCCACTTTACAGGCCCAGCAAAAACCTGGTACCTTGTAAGGACCCTCTTTGTAAATCCTTGCACCTGCACGGACACAAATGTGAAACACCAGAGCAATGTGAATATGAGGTTCAGTATGCAGATGGTGGTTCATCTTTTGGTGTTCTTGTCAAGGATGCTTTTTCCTTCAACTTTATAAATGGAGAACAATTGAAACCTCGTCTAGCCCTTGG ATGTGGATATGATCAAAGTCCTGGTCCCTTTCCTCATCCCTTTGACGGAGTACTTGGCCTTGGCAAAGGAAAGTCCAGCATTGTATCACAGCTTAGTAAGCAAGGTTTGGTGCAAAATGTCATTGGCCATTGTTTAAGTCTCCAAGGTGGAGGATATCTCTTTTTTGGGGATGATCTTTATGATTCTTCACGTGTTCTGTGGACATCAATGTCTCGTGATCATCC TGAACATTATTCACCCGGGTTTGCGGAACTCATATTTGGAGGGAAGACTACTGGAATTAAAAACTTACTCACAGTTTTTGACAGTGGAAGCTCCTACACCTACCTAAATTCTCCTGCTTATCAAGCTTTAATTTCTTTG GTGAAGAAGGAATTAACTGGAAAGCCCTTAAGAGAAGCATTGGATGACAAGACTCTCCCACTCTGTTGGAAAGGTCAAAGACCATTCAAAAGCCTACAAGATGTCAGGAAATACTTCAAGCCCCTAGCATTGAGGTTCACCAATGGTGGGAAGGGTAAATCTCAGTTTGAACTGCCCCCTGAAGCTTATTTAATAATATCA CGCAACGGAAATGTTTGCTTGGGAATTCTGGATGGAACGGAAGCAGGGCAGGATGTGAACATCATTGGAG ACATATCAATGCAAGATAAGGTGGTGATCTACAACAACGAAAAACAGTTAATTGGATGGATGCCTGCAAACTGCAATCGGCTTCCAAAGTCTAAAACTACTAGCTTTTGA
- the LOC126703714 gene encoding aspartic proteinase Asp1-like isoform X2: MSMLPVLAQVTLLMLNRVGSSILFPLHGNVYPMGFYSVTLNIGQPSKPYFLDPDTGSDLTWLQCDAPCVQCTETPHPLYRPSKNLVPCKDPLCKSLHLHGHKCETPEQCEYEVQYADGGSSFGVLVKDAFSFNFINGEQLKPRLALGCGYDQSPGPFPHPFDGVLGLGKGKSSIVSQLSKQGLVQNVIGHCLSLQGGGYLFFGDDLYDSSRVLWTSMSRDHPEHYSPGFAELIFGGKTTGIKNLLTVFDSGSSYTYLNSPAYQALISLVKKELTGKPLREALDDKTLPLCWKGQRPFKSLQDVRKYFKPLALRFTNGGKGKSQFELPPEAYLIISRNGNVCLGILDGTEAGQDVNIIGDISMQDKVVIYNNEKQLIGWMPANCNRLPKSKTTSF, translated from the exons ATGTCTATGCTGCCAGTATTAGCGCAAGTGACATTACTGATGCTTAACCGAGTTGGGTCCTCAATTTTGTTTCCTCTTCATGGGAACGTGTATCCTATGGG GTTCTATAGTGTTACCCTCAACATAGGCCAGCCATCAAAGCCTTACTTTCTTGACCCTGACACTGGTAGTGACCTCACATGGCTCCAGTGTGACGCTCCCTGTGTCCAATGCACTGAG ACACCTCATCCACTTTACAGGCCCAGCAAAAACCTGGTACCTTGTAAGGACCCTCTTTGTAAATCCTTGCACCTGCACGGACACAAATGTGAAACACCAGAGCAATGTGAATATGAGGTTCAGTATGCAGATGGTGGTTCATCTTTTGGTGTTCTTGTCAAGGATGCTTTTTCCTTCAACTTTATAAATGGAGAACAATTGAAACCTCGTCTAGCCCTTGG ATGTGGATATGATCAAAGTCCTGGTCCCTTTCCTCATCCCTTTGACGGAGTACTTGGCCTTGGCAAAGGAAAGTCCAGCATTGTATCACAGCTTAGTAAGCAAGGTTTGGTGCAAAATGTCATTGGCCATTGTTTAAGTCTCCAAGGTGGAGGATATCTCTTTTTTGGGGATGATCTTTATGATTCTTCACGTGTTCTGTGGACATCAATGTCTCGTGATCATCC TGAACATTATTCACCCGGGTTTGCGGAACTCATATTTGGAGGGAAGACTACTGGAATTAAAAACTTACTCACAGTTTTTGACAGTGGAAGCTCCTACACCTACCTAAATTCTCCTGCTTATCAAGCTTTAATTTCTTTG GTGAAGAAGGAATTAACTGGAAAGCCCTTAAGAGAAGCATTGGATGACAAGACTCTCCCACTCTGTTGGAAAGGTCAAAGACCATTCAAAAGCCTACAAGATGTCAGGAAATACTTCAAGCCCCTAGCATTGAGGTTCACCAATGGTGGGAAGGGTAAATCTCAGTTTGAACTGCCCCCTGAAGCTTATTTAATAATATCA CGCAACGGAAATGTTTGCTTGGGAATTCTGGATGGAACGGAAGCAGGGCAGGATGTGAACATCATTGGAG ACATATCAATGCAAGATAAGGTGGTGATCTACAACAACGAAAAACAGTTAATTGGATGGATGCCTGCAAACTGCAATCGGCTTCCAAAGTCTAAAACTACTAGCTTTTGA
- the LOC126703714 gene encoding aspartic proteinase Asp1-like isoform X1, whose amino-acid sequence MLHQRQNKRMSMLPVLAQVTLLMLNRVGSSILFPLHGNVYPMGFYSVTLNIGQPSKPYFLDPDTGSDLTWLQCDAPCVQCTETPHPLYRPSKNLVPCKDPLCKSLHLHGHKCETPEQCEYEVQYADGGSSFGVLVKDAFSFNFINGEQLKPRLALGCGYDQSPGPFPHPFDGVLGLGKGKSSIVSQLSKQGLVQNVIGHCLSLQGGGYLFFGDDLYDSSRVLWTSMSRDHPEHYSPGFAELIFGGKTTGIKNLLTVFDSGSSYTYLNSPAYQALISLVKKELTGKPLREALDDKTLPLCWKGQRPFKSLQDVRKYFKPLALRFTNGGKGKSQFELPPEAYLIISRNGNVCLGILDGTEAGQDVNIIGDISMQDKVVIYNNEKQLIGWMPANCNRLPKSKTTSF is encoded by the exons ATGCTTCAT CAGAGGCAGAATAAGAGGATGTCTATGCTGCCAGTATTAGCGCAAGTGACATTACTGATGCTTAACCGAGTTGGGTCCTCAATTTTGTTTCCTCTTCATGGGAACGTGTATCCTATGGG GTTCTATAGTGTTACCCTCAACATAGGCCAGCCATCAAAGCCTTACTTTCTTGACCCTGACACTGGTAGTGACCTCACATGGCTCCAGTGTGACGCTCCCTGTGTCCAATGCACTGAG ACACCTCATCCACTTTACAGGCCCAGCAAAAACCTGGTACCTTGTAAGGACCCTCTTTGTAAATCCTTGCACCTGCACGGACACAAATGTGAAACACCAGAGCAATGTGAATATGAGGTTCAGTATGCAGATGGTGGTTCATCTTTTGGTGTTCTTGTCAAGGATGCTTTTTCCTTCAACTTTATAAATGGAGAACAATTGAAACCTCGTCTAGCCCTTGG ATGTGGATATGATCAAAGTCCTGGTCCCTTTCCTCATCCCTTTGACGGAGTACTTGGCCTTGGCAAAGGAAAGTCCAGCATTGTATCACAGCTTAGTAAGCAAGGTTTGGTGCAAAATGTCATTGGCCATTGTTTAAGTCTCCAAGGTGGAGGATATCTCTTTTTTGGGGATGATCTTTATGATTCTTCACGTGTTCTGTGGACATCAATGTCTCGTGATCATCC TGAACATTATTCACCCGGGTTTGCGGAACTCATATTTGGAGGGAAGACTACTGGAATTAAAAACTTACTCACAGTTTTTGACAGTGGAAGCTCCTACACCTACCTAAATTCTCCTGCTTATCAAGCTTTAATTTCTTTG GTGAAGAAGGAATTAACTGGAAAGCCCTTAAGAGAAGCATTGGATGACAAGACTCTCCCACTCTGTTGGAAAGGTCAAAGACCATTCAAAAGCCTACAAGATGTCAGGAAATACTTCAAGCCCCTAGCATTGAGGTTCACCAATGGTGGGAAGGGTAAATCTCAGTTTGAACTGCCCCCTGAAGCTTATTTAATAATATCA CGCAACGGAAATGTTTGCTTGGGAATTCTGGATGGAACGGAAGCAGGGCAGGATGTGAACATCATTGGAG ACATATCAATGCAAGATAAGGTGGTGATCTACAACAACGAAAAACAGTTAATTGGATGGATGCCTGCAAACTGCAATCGGCTTCCAAAGTCTAAAACTACTAGCTTTTGA